Sequence from the Camarhynchus parvulus chromosome 1, STF_HiC, whole genome shotgun sequence genome:
CTGATATGGGGAAGGAGTGCAACTTCCTTTTCAGTTGTTAggttctcatttttcttttatgtctcAAAATCTTCCATGGTGCCAGGGCTGATTTCCTGGGCTAAGAAACTGAAGATCTCTTTGAAGCATTTCTGAGCTCCCAGGAATTCTTGGGTTATCACCAGTGCTTCCAGTGTTCAGCATAGCCTTCTTTGATGGGTAGAGGGTGAATGAATGTATGGGAAAGGCTCAGTAACCTATTCCTGTCACCCTCTGGAAACAAGGAGCTAAAAGACCCACTTTTACGTGGCAAAACTAAGGACAGGGTCACACTGTGATTAAATGGCATCAGAAATCACCTATGCTGAGGTGAAGTTCAAAAATGAATCGCCAGCTCCAGTGGTCAAAGGTAAGGAATGAATGGGTTGTTCGGGAGAAAgggagctggagggagcagggtgAAGAAGAGGGAATgaagatttttccttctgtgactTTGGTTCCTACCTGATCTTGATGGATTGGTGAGAAAAAGGAGCTAAATGATCAGGAGACTGGAAGAGTTTTGAAATAAGAGTCTTGAGAAACGCCTCCAAGAGGAAAGGCAAATGGGAGTTGCAACATGAACAAAAATGACTACTGGGAGCACAAACAGTAGGTTTCAAATGTCACTCATTAAGGAACCTGTTTGTGCTCCCTCAGTCCCTTACATGTTATGTAGTCTTGTAAGAGTCAAATTTGGACCATGCTGAGTACCAACAGTAGAGACTGTGGTTTATTACAAACAATCTGATCTGTCACAAAGGTGGAGGGGCtcccaaagcagcaaataaGCCCGTCCTGGCTGCTCTTGCCTCTGAGTGAGACTACAGATTGATGCTTGTGGAGAGGGTAGGAAAATCAACATGCCTGCTTATAGTAGAGCAGTCAGTTGTACTCTGCAGCTTCATGAGAAGTGGTACTGGCTGCAGAAACACAGCCCCATTGTCCATGGCTGATTGAGAAATGGTCCTTGGAGAAGAGAGACCCAAAACTTAAACACTCTGAAATATACAGAAGAAGAATTATTTAAGATCTGGAGGCAGATCCAAATCTGTTATTGATGTCTGCCACTCCTGAAAAACATTTAACAcaccaaacaattttttttcctattaaaaattaCAGTGGTAAAATGGTTCTTTTACTAGACTTCATGCAAATTTAAGGCATATTCTGGTTAATATGTACTCTGTAGTCATTATTCCACAAGTAGAAACCCATAGAGATGTTCTGTGTAAGGCTCACTGCTTCTGCCTGACATATAGGACCCTACACAACAGCATGTTCCAGGGCAGGAAATGTATGTGTGCATAAATcaatgaataatatttttaaaaaatgaaataaataattactgCTGCCTAAGGATATATAATAGCTTGCCTATTTACAGCTTTAGCTCAGTTTTACAATCCCAAACAGAGCAGGCATCAGCTCCACGTTATTCCTTGCTTGCTCTGAGGCACGAGTCATGGAAATAAATAGTGTACATTGTCCTGTCTGTCTTGAAAGCTCACTGTTTTCAGTGCACCAAGACTAGCTGGTTCTGGATGTAGTTAGCATTTCCACTGTGGTGAGGTGGAAGTTCCCCTTTGTGTTCCAAATTATTATTCCAAAGACATCAAGTCTGTTGTGTTGTGATCATGCTGGACATGTTGCAGAGCACAGACCAGCTGTGGAAAGCATTTTGCAGGGAGTTCAACCCCCCGAGTGTGCACAAGATTACTGCACTTCACTCGTGTTGCTGAGGTGCACAGCATGcagtgctccctgtgccacctgggTGGGAGTGTGGGATGCTCAGGTCTGACTGGGCACAGGTTGAACAATGTCTGGATGTGCTGCATATCAAAAAAATCAGTTGGACTGGTTAGAGCTATTTCTGAAGTAAGTGCTTTGACTCCAGATCTTGAGGGGGCTCCTTGTTTTCACTaaggcaaaagaaagaaaaacattattagaaaaacattatttgaCCAGGGAAACCTGGACCTTGTCTGTCCACTTATTTTCTCTCcagataatgaaaaattatgccTTTTTCCCTGCTATAGCGGTCTCTCCCAAGCCTTTGGGAAGTAGTCAGAAGGCATCCACAAAGAGCAGGTTTCTTACGGTCTTGCTTACTAGGCATGTCTGGCAGGCATACTTTGCTGCTGACAGACCTGGGAGCTTCATGCTGAACAATGAATGAAGGCTCTCTAAATCTTATCTTTGATAGTAGTCTCTCCCAAAGCTTCTTTACTCCTGTCCTGCAGTGAGTGCTGCTGTCTCTTTCCCCTCCTATTTGCCCTGGCTTGTGTACCTGCCACAACCTAGAACAATCCCCTAACCTGtttgcttctccttccctgtgacgcactctcctgcctgctcccaaaCCTCCTCAGTACTGGCAATATCTCTCTAGATAAAAGTGAGGTCCAGGCAAATCTTAATCTGAGTACTTTACtcaggctgctggcacagccctctgTTCTCCCCAAATATCTAGCCTAGCACAACCTAGTTTTATTACAGCAAATCTTTGAATCCTGACTTGGAAAGCAGGGATGGaatgaaaaatatatctttCAATCTTCCAATGGTGATGTGCCGTCATAGCCTTGCACATCTTTTGTCTCCCATCCTCTCTCAGATTATACCAATCTTCTGCACCGCAAGTTCAAAAAGCTAGTGGAActgaaggaggcagaaaaaGTTTTCTGGGGAGAAGTCAACATGAAATCTTCCTTTATGTCTTAAGTATCACAGTTTGAGCAATGTTGCATTTAGCAGCTTTGGACTCAATCTAGAAAGACATTGTTTCACTGTAGTTTTTGAGGCCCTGTGAAGGCCTCACCCCCAAAGGCCACCAATTATAATTGTTGGCTcactggctgggctgggaacacaCTCGCTGAATTGGACTTTTCTACAGAAACCACAGacattccctgctctgtcccagtcTGTCTTTCTCCCAGACCttgtaacagattttttttttcttttgatgagCTCTCCCTTGAGCGGTATATCCTTGGTATGTGGACTGTGGACTGACAGACCCATAGTTGACtgtagtgttttgttttgtgtgctTCTGTCACTTTTAGGACCTCCTGAAGCAAAGAAGCCTGAGCAACATCCCCAGAAATACCCACTGTGGCTGCCGTGGTTGATctcactgctgcttctcttggTGTGCATTGCCCTTGTTGTTGTCCTCCTTGGTAAGTATGTGCAAGGAGATTACAAGGGAGACGTCTGGGGGAAGTGCTGGGAGAAAAGTATAGAAACCATGCTTCATGGTTGTCTGGGCTTTGTGTAAGGTCTCAAGTTTTCCTGCCCTGACTTTGTATATGTCTGCATACATCCTCCAGATCTTCCACTCCTTACCCCAAGGCCTTGTCAGTGCCTCGGGGTAAAGACTGGAATGTGCCCAGATTGCACATTCCAATCTTGCATGGCCTTTTTGGAACTGTGGAACAATTCTCTACTTTCATTCCCCACAAAAAGAACTCAGTTACGTTTGACAGATGGGAAAAAGTGGAGACAGAGGCACACGTGTCTATACAGGTAGCTGAATCTGCACTTAGGCTCTCTAAGGTACTTGGATATGCTTTGTGTCCTAGTGGAAAAATGGCTTCTCACAGTCCTGGCATCTCCAGGATTAACTGCATAGTGCAGTTAATTAACTCTCACAATTTTTAAGGGTTGATTGCAGAACAGTTCATTAGAGGTTATTCCTGGAGATGCTGTTTGTAAAGACTGTGATCACTGTTTCATTCTCACTTTCTATTAAAGATAATTCATGGCATGCTTGCACAAGTTGTTAATAACCACAATGGATTCTGGAAGAGGCATCTTATTATGATAAATCACTGCCTTTCCTTATGTCGCCCTTAGCATCTGAGTCCCAGAcgtttttatttctttgttcccAAATGTATAACCTTTCACGGTACTCAGCCAAAAGGCTGGGGAGTTTTAGCCTGGGGTGTTAGCATCTGATACCTTCTACACACGGAAGGTTTAATATTTtagtgaaattttatttaccCAGGTTAATCGATGCTACACAGGATTTTGGTTTAGCATAGCGATACCAGTATGAATTGCATGTAACAGAGAGTGGCCACTGCAATGCACAGGCGGATCACAATacaaacataattttaattGCTGGTCATACAagcatggaatcatagaatcattaatgttggaaaagacaACTCAGGTCATGTAGTTCAACCACTAACCAaccactgccaagcccaccactaatCCATGTCTCCAAGGGCCACATCTACTTGTCTTTTGAGCGCTAGTGGGAATGGTGACTCCaacacttctctgggcagcctgttccaatgcttggcCACCTTTCAGTGAAGAAGCTTTTactaatatccaatctaaatctttCCTGGCACAACTTCagaccatttcctcttgtcctgtttgttgttacctgggagaaggggCTGACCCCTACCTGGCTACAaactcctttcagggagttgttgACAGCAATAAGGTCACCTGTGAGCATCCTTTTCTTCAGGATAAACACCACCAGCTCCTTTAGCTGCTCCTCATAGGACTTGTGCTTCAGACTCATGCtgagctccactgcccttctctggagaTGCTCCAACACTTGAATATATTTCTCGTTATGAGGGGCCCAAACAGGACATAGATCTGCAGTATGCTCCACATTAAGACATTGAATGGCCCCAAATGCCATGACAAAATAGGGGAGTTAAAGCCAGCTCAGGCCCATTGCTTTCTTCAGGTATGACAAACAAAAGTTAGTCATTCAGTTTCTTACGCCATTTTGGACTAAGATACCCACTTGTCCTATGCTGGTTTGGCTAACTGAGGAAGATGCTGCCCACTTTTGATCTCTGAGGAAATGAAAACTTCCACAGCTGCTAATTCCCTCAGGTGAACAAAACTACAAGCCAAATTTCTTCTCATCCTTTATATTTATGTAGGGGTAAGGTTACCTTTATTGGCAATGGGGGTGCTCAGCCAGGCATTGCCCTTGCCCATCTCCTCTAAGCCTTCCTCCATTACAGCAATGCACTCATCAGGCATTGGAGCCACCAGGATTCTTCTGCTCATAAGTAAAAATAGCTCTAAATTAAATGATTGATGAAAATAGGCATCTGGATTGTTGAGCACACCCTGATCAGCTCCTGATCTCTATTCTTAATTGTCTGAGTTACTAGGATGTCCTTGGGATTGTGGCTGTGGCCTGTCACCAAGAGGGCATTATTCCCCACAAAGTGGAGCTAGTAAGTCCTAGGGGTTTGTGCTGCACCCTGGTTTCAGCAGCCCCAGTTGTAAGTGATTCCCTTCACCTGCACTGTGTGTTGCTGATGGAACAGGCCCAGCTGAGGGCGACTCCCCCAGGTGCCCGTTGCTGTGTAGctgaggaagaggcagagggTGACAAGGAGAGGCTGCTTTGTGGactggcagctgggctgtgggtgtgtgcatggcagggtggctgtggttgGGAGGGCTCCCTCCTGCCGTGTGTGTGGCATGTGCCCAGTGGGATGTGCTTCCAGGGGTCCCTCTGCTGTCTGACTGGGAAGACACAGGGCTCCTTCTGGCTGCGAAGGCAGCTGTGCCACTGGTGTGGGCCAGGAGAGGTGACAGCTGGGAGCATGCTTGCTGGGGAAATGGTGGAAGGAGAGTCCAGGGGCCAGAGAtgctgtgtgaggagctgggagcaagGGCTaatcctgctgcctttcctgtcCCTTTGCAGCGGTTCCCTTCTGCCGCAGCAGTGAccagccctcagccctgcagcagcagttctcGGAGTGGGAGTGCGACTCAGCGGTGCCACAAGGCACAGGTCAGTATCCCAATGTCCCCTCTTCCTTGGGGCTAAGGGCCTCAAGGGGGCCGTGCCAGGGCAGGTCAAACCACATCCCCAACAGAACTTTGGAGAGACCTGAGATCCCCTTACAAGGATTACCCTGGCTTTGGGTACACAGAGCTCACTGGTCATACCCCAAAGCAATGGGAAGGAATGTCTGCACTATCCTTGTTTATTCAAGCACTTTCTGTCAGGAAAAGTCACTAAGGAGGACGTGAGCACTGTCCCTGGAAAACCTGGATCTCTGCAATCACCATCTCTTGTTAGTAGCCTGCATCTCTCTGTCCTGTTCCCTGCACAGACCGAGGCTGGATGTGCTGCCCAAAGGGCTGGAGAAGGTTTCAAGGAAGCTGCTATTTCCTGTCCACTGACACGATGACATGTGCTGAGAGTGCACAGAACTGCACTGGGATGGGCTCCCAGCTGGTGGTGATCAccagcaaggcagagcaggtAAGTGCACAGGGCCCCAGAGAGAGGgaccc
This genomic interval carries:
- the LOC115907315 gene encoding C-type lectin domain family 4 member A-like; its protein translation is MASEITYAEVKFKNESPAPVVKGPPEAKKPEQHPQKYPLWLPWLISLLLLLVCIALVVVLLAVPFCRSSDQPSALQQQFSEWECDSAVPQGTDRGWMCCPKGWRRFQGSCYFLSTDTMTCAESAQNCTGMGSQLVVITSKAEQEFLSEQKNQDVPKVNFYIGLFEDKLGQWHWVDKTPYNVTAAFWRNGEPSPGNDENCTVMHLPERSFNNWNDVKPHIRQYRICEAAAVIV